Proteins from a single region of Theobroma cacao cultivar B97-61/B2 chromosome 10, Criollo_cocoa_genome_V2, whole genome shotgun sequence:
- the LOC18586963 gene encoding uncharacterized protein LOC18586963 isoform X2, with protein MTGTKEILQSGQGLADHDNYHEYCRLLGRFRGFQSSSAVENQCNNNMLMMQPQMAIFNPQLPIPLSNNSSAMSLLNNVGFMNGASQLLPSQNNHLGVPQFGPIFPNLNNVSMFQQLHGQFNNPLQSPNQPNWLNLPQQLNQNNMGLTNGQHQQQQQLFLQNQLQSIGQLLNQIPNLSQFVSGGQTMGCLNPAGVPPNPQFGFMQQNQIQQQANQSQQNLANVNASKPSSSAAGAQVLGGPSFRKPMGSPGKSGQNLNNFPGRNVARDSKWGFHKSKFQQSRFHQVDNAKRKFASSNGQKKKGQDDERAAKFPHSNSTKPDKEKRKRSLALTYSEQEIRQWREERKKHYPTKTNIKKKLSGKVSDAEVAKLRSEQLKEILAKQAELGVEVAEIPSHYLLGSEKKVNGREENSWPLTKRGRFEKRHDKRVRFDKRDRFSRKRRSTNEESFDGTSVNKRSPTLLQKLLSADIRKDKSHLLQVFRFMVINSFFKDWPEKPLKYPLVVVRDGLSEGEIVREKPLVVGEDKLEVCDKTMIQSIVNGENKDGDDSDNDGDRESKDDNDVNGDEDDENKHDTQADQVALYAREEKADSGEGIVRNEEEEGEIID; from the exons ATGACAGGAACCAAAGAAATTCTCCAATCAGGACAAG GTCTTGCTGATCATGATAATTACCATGAGTACTGTCGACTTCTTGGACGTTTTAGG GGTTTCCAATCAAGTTCTGCAGTGGAAAACCAATGCAACAACAACATGTTAATGATGCAGCCCCAAATGGCTAtttttaatcctcaactgcCAATTCCATTGAGTAATAATTCCAGTGCTATGTCATTGCTAAATAATGTTGGTTTCATGAATGGAGCTAGCCAGCTTCTTCCCTCACAAAATAACCATCTGGGTGTTCCTCAATTTGGTCCCATTTTCCCAAACTTGAACAATGTTTCAATGTTCCAACAACTTCATGGCCAATTCAATAACCCTTTGCAGAGCCCAAATCAACCCAATTGGTTAAATTTACCTCAACaacttaatcaaaataatatggGTTTGACAAATGGGCAGCATCAGCAGCAACAACAACTTTTTTTGCAGAACCAATTGCAGAGCATTGGCCAACTTTTGAACCAAATCCCAAATCTCTCTCAGTTTGTTTCTGGTGGTCAAACAATGGGATGCCTCAATCCTGCCGGTGTTCCTCCGAATCCACAGTTTGGATTTATGCAGCAAAACCAGATACAGCAGCAAGCCAACCAGAGTCAGCAAAATTTGGCAAATGTTAACGCATCAAAGCCATCGTCTTCCGCAGCAGGTGCACAAGTACTAGGGGGCCCATCATTCAGAAAGCCAATg GGCAGTCCTGGTAAAAGTGGTCagaatttgaataattttccAGGCAGAAATGTTGCTAGGGATTCAAAATGGGG ATTTCATAAGTCTAAGTTTCAGCAGTCTCGATTTCATCAAGTGGATAATGCAAAGAGAAAGTTTGCATCATCTAatggacaaaagaaaaaag GGCAGGATGATGAGAGGGCAGCTAAATTTCCTCATTCTAATTCTACAAAACCAgacaaggaaaagagaaa aCGATCTCTTGCTTTGACCTACTCGGAGCAAGAAATACGACAGTGGCGTGAAGAACGTAAGAAGCACTATCCGACAAAAACCAACATAAAGAAG AAACTCAGTGGGAAAGTATCAGATGCTGAGGTTGCCAAATTGCGAAGTGAG CAACTCAAGGAAATTTTGGCAAAGCAAGCTGAATTAGGAGTTGAAGTTGCAGAAATTCCTTCACACTATCTGTTAGGTTCAGAGAAAAAGGTGAATGGAAGAGAAGAGAACAGTTGGCCATTAACAAAGAGGGGGAGATTTGAAAAGAGGCATGATAAAAGAGTGAGATTTGATAAAAGAGACCGTTTTTCCAGGAAAAGAAGATCAACTAATGAGGAATCATTTGATGGCACTTCTGTCAACAAAAGGAGCCCAACCCTTTTGCAGAAGCTTCTTAGTGCTGATATAAGGAAAGATAAAAGTCATTTGTTGCAGGTTTTTAGATTCATGGTTATAAATTCTTTCTTCAAGGATTGGCCTGAGAAGCCCTTGAAATATCCTCTGGTGGTTGTTAGGGATGGTCTGAGCGAGGGTGAGATAGTTCGAGAGAAACCCTTGGTTGTTGGGGAAGATAAACTAGAAGTCTGCGACAAGACAATGATCCAAAGTATTGTTAATGGTGAGAATAAAGATGGCGATGACAGTGACAATGATGGTGATCGTGAAAGCAAGGACGATAATGATGTTAATGGcgatgaagatgatgaaaataaacatGACACTCAAGCTGACCAAGTGGCCTTGTATGCTAGGGAGGAGAAAGCTGATAGTGGAGAAGGAATTGTGAGGAATGAGGAAGAAGAGGGAGAAATAATTGACTAG
- the LOC18586963 gene encoding uncharacterized protein LOC18586963 isoform X3: protein MTGTKEILQSGQGLADHDNYHEYCRLLGRFRQGFQSSSAVENQCNNNMLMMQPQMAIFNPQLPIPLSNNSSAMSLLNNVGFMNGASQLLPSQNNHLGVPQFGPIFPNLNNVSMFQQLHGQFNNPLQSPNQPNWLNLPQQLNQNNMGLTNGQHQQQQQLFLQNQLQSIGQLLNQIPNLSQFVSGGQTMGCLNPAGVPPNPQFGFMQQNQIQQQANQSQQNLANVNASKPSSSAAGAQVLGGPSFRKPMGSPGKSGQNLNNFPGRNVARDSKWGFHKSKFQQSRFHQVDNAKRKFASSNGQKKKGQDDERAAKFPHSNSTKPDKEKRKSLALTYSEQEIRQWREERKKHYPTKTNIKKKLSGKVSDAEVAKLRSEQLKEILAKQAELGVEVAEIPSHYLLGSEKKVNGREENSWPLTKRGRFEKRHDKRVRFDKRDRFSRKRRSTNEESFDGTSVNKRSPTLLQKLLSADIRKDKSHLLQVFRFMVINSFFKDWPEKPLKYPLVVVRDGLSEGEIVREKPLVVGEDKLEVCDKTMIQSIVNGENKDGDDSDNDGDRESKDDNDVNGDEDDENKHDTQADQVALYAREEKADSGEGIVRNEEEEGEIID from the exons ATGACAGGAACCAAAGAAATTCTCCAATCAGGACAAG GTCTTGCTGATCATGATAATTACCATGAGTACTGTCGACTTCTTGGACGTTTTAGG CAGGGTTTCCAATCAAGTTCTGCAGTGGAAAACCAATGCAACAACAACATGTTAATGATGCAGCCCCAAATGGCTAtttttaatcctcaactgcCAATTCCATTGAGTAATAATTCCAGTGCTATGTCATTGCTAAATAATGTTGGTTTCATGAATGGAGCTAGCCAGCTTCTTCCCTCACAAAATAACCATCTGGGTGTTCCTCAATTTGGTCCCATTTTCCCAAACTTGAACAATGTTTCAATGTTCCAACAACTTCATGGCCAATTCAATAACCCTTTGCAGAGCCCAAATCAACCCAATTGGTTAAATTTACCTCAACaacttaatcaaaataatatggGTTTGACAAATGGGCAGCATCAGCAGCAACAACAACTTTTTTTGCAGAACCAATTGCAGAGCATTGGCCAACTTTTGAACCAAATCCCAAATCTCTCTCAGTTTGTTTCTGGTGGTCAAACAATGGGATGCCTCAATCCTGCCGGTGTTCCTCCGAATCCACAGTTTGGATTTATGCAGCAAAACCAGATACAGCAGCAAGCCAACCAGAGTCAGCAAAATTTGGCAAATGTTAACGCATCAAAGCCATCGTCTTCCGCAGCAGGTGCACAAGTACTAGGGGGCCCATCATTCAGAAAGCCAATg GGCAGTCCTGGTAAAAGTGGTCagaatttgaataattttccAGGCAGAAATGTTGCTAGGGATTCAAAATGGGG ATTTCATAAGTCTAAGTTTCAGCAGTCTCGATTTCATCAAGTGGATAATGCAAAGAGAAAGTTTGCATCATCTAatggacaaaagaaaaaag GGCAGGATGATGAGAGGGCAGCTAAATTTCCTCATTCTAATTCTACAAAACCAgacaaggaaaagagaaa ATCTCTTGCTTTGACCTACTCGGAGCAAGAAATACGACAGTGGCGTGAAGAACGTAAGAAGCACTATCCGACAAAAACCAACATAAAGAAG AAACTCAGTGGGAAAGTATCAGATGCTGAGGTTGCCAAATTGCGAAGTGAG CAACTCAAGGAAATTTTGGCAAAGCAAGCTGAATTAGGAGTTGAAGTTGCAGAAATTCCTTCACACTATCTGTTAGGTTCAGAGAAAAAGGTGAATGGAAGAGAAGAGAACAGTTGGCCATTAACAAAGAGGGGGAGATTTGAAAAGAGGCATGATAAAAGAGTGAGATTTGATAAAAGAGACCGTTTTTCCAGGAAAAGAAGATCAACTAATGAGGAATCATTTGATGGCACTTCTGTCAACAAAAGGAGCCCAACCCTTTTGCAGAAGCTTCTTAGTGCTGATATAAGGAAAGATAAAAGTCATTTGTTGCAGGTTTTTAGATTCATGGTTATAAATTCTTTCTTCAAGGATTGGCCTGAGAAGCCCTTGAAATATCCTCTGGTGGTTGTTAGGGATGGTCTGAGCGAGGGTGAGATAGTTCGAGAGAAACCCTTGGTTGTTGGGGAAGATAAACTAGAAGTCTGCGACAAGACAATGATCCAAAGTATTGTTAATGGTGAGAATAAAGATGGCGATGACAGTGACAATGATGGTGATCGTGAAAGCAAGGACGATAATGATGTTAATGGcgatgaagatgatgaaaataaacatGACACTCAAGCTGACCAAGTGGCCTTGTATGCTAGGGAGGAGAAAGCTGATAGTGGAGAAGGAATTGTGAGGAATGAGGAAGAAGAGGGAGAAATAATTGACTAG
- the LOC18586963 gene encoding uncharacterized protein LOC18586963 isoform X1, whose product MTGTKEILQSGQGLADHDNYHEYCRLLGRFRQGFQSSSAVENQCNNNMLMMQPQMAIFNPQLPIPLSNNSSAMSLLNNVGFMNGASQLLPSQNNHLGVPQFGPIFPNLNNVSMFQQLHGQFNNPLQSPNQPNWLNLPQQLNQNNMGLTNGQHQQQQQLFLQNQLQSIGQLLNQIPNLSQFVSGGQTMGCLNPAGVPPNPQFGFMQQNQIQQQANQSQQNLANVNASKPSSSAAGAQVLGGPSFRKPMGSPGKSGQNLNNFPGRNVARDSKWGFHKSKFQQSRFHQVDNAKRKFASSNGQKKKGQDDERAAKFPHSNSTKPDKEKRKRSLALTYSEQEIRQWREERKKHYPTKTNIKKKLSGKVSDAEVAKLRSEQLKEILAKQAELGVEVAEIPSHYLLGSEKKVNGREENSWPLTKRGRFEKRHDKRVRFDKRDRFSRKRRSTNEESFDGTSVNKRSPTLLQKLLSADIRKDKSHLLQVFRFMVINSFFKDWPEKPLKYPLVVVRDGLSEGEIVREKPLVVGEDKLEVCDKTMIQSIVNGENKDGDDSDNDGDRESKDDNDVNGDEDDENKHDTQADQVALYAREEKADSGEGIVRNEEEEGEIID is encoded by the exons ATGACAGGAACCAAAGAAATTCTCCAATCAGGACAAG GTCTTGCTGATCATGATAATTACCATGAGTACTGTCGACTTCTTGGACGTTTTAGG CAGGGTTTCCAATCAAGTTCTGCAGTGGAAAACCAATGCAACAACAACATGTTAATGATGCAGCCCCAAATGGCTAtttttaatcctcaactgcCAATTCCATTGAGTAATAATTCCAGTGCTATGTCATTGCTAAATAATGTTGGTTTCATGAATGGAGCTAGCCAGCTTCTTCCCTCACAAAATAACCATCTGGGTGTTCCTCAATTTGGTCCCATTTTCCCAAACTTGAACAATGTTTCAATGTTCCAACAACTTCATGGCCAATTCAATAACCCTTTGCAGAGCCCAAATCAACCCAATTGGTTAAATTTACCTCAACaacttaatcaaaataatatggGTTTGACAAATGGGCAGCATCAGCAGCAACAACAACTTTTTTTGCAGAACCAATTGCAGAGCATTGGCCAACTTTTGAACCAAATCCCAAATCTCTCTCAGTTTGTTTCTGGTGGTCAAACAATGGGATGCCTCAATCCTGCCGGTGTTCCTCCGAATCCACAGTTTGGATTTATGCAGCAAAACCAGATACAGCAGCAAGCCAACCAGAGTCAGCAAAATTTGGCAAATGTTAACGCATCAAAGCCATCGTCTTCCGCAGCAGGTGCACAAGTACTAGGGGGCCCATCATTCAGAAAGCCAATg GGCAGTCCTGGTAAAAGTGGTCagaatttgaataattttccAGGCAGAAATGTTGCTAGGGATTCAAAATGGGG ATTTCATAAGTCTAAGTTTCAGCAGTCTCGATTTCATCAAGTGGATAATGCAAAGAGAAAGTTTGCATCATCTAatggacaaaagaaaaaag GGCAGGATGATGAGAGGGCAGCTAAATTTCCTCATTCTAATTCTACAAAACCAgacaaggaaaagagaaa aCGATCTCTTGCTTTGACCTACTCGGAGCAAGAAATACGACAGTGGCGTGAAGAACGTAAGAAGCACTATCCGACAAAAACCAACATAAAGAAG AAACTCAGTGGGAAAGTATCAGATGCTGAGGTTGCCAAATTGCGAAGTGAG CAACTCAAGGAAATTTTGGCAAAGCAAGCTGAATTAGGAGTTGAAGTTGCAGAAATTCCTTCACACTATCTGTTAGGTTCAGAGAAAAAGGTGAATGGAAGAGAAGAGAACAGTTGGCCATTAACAAAGAGGGGGAGATTTGAAAAGAGGCATGATAAAAGAGTGAGATTTGATAAAAGAGACCGTTTTTCCAGGAAAAGAAGATCAACTAATGAGGAATCATTTGATGGCACTTCTGTCAACAAAAGGAGCCCAACCCTTTTGCAGAAGCTTCTTAGTGCTGATATAAGGAAAGATAAAAGTCATTTGTTGCAGGTTTTTAGATTCATGGTTATAAATTCTTTCTTCAAGGATTGGCCTGAGAAGCCCTTGAAATATCCTCTGGTGGTTGTTAGGGATGGTCTGAGCGAGGGTGAGATAGTTCGAGAGAAACCCTTGGTTGTTGGGGAAGATAAACTAGAAGTCTGCGACAAGACAATGATCCAAAGTATTGTTAATGGTGAGAATAAAGATGGCGATGACAGTGACAATGATGGTGATCGTGAAAGCAAGGACGATAATGATGTTAATGGcgatgaagatgatgaaaataaacatGACACTCAAGCTGACCAAGTGGCCTTGTATGCTAGGGAGGAGAAAGCTGATAGTGGAGAAGGAATTGTGAGGAATGAGGAAGAAGAGGGAGAAATAATTGACTAG